One part of the Haemophilus parainfluenzae genome encodes these proteins:
- a CDS encoding Mor transcription activator family protein has translation MSQTLQQTGLFDDEHADIGALFDHLDQIPSVELENRWPSLLVEVIDVMQAELLRQNFGEDKAKKTASKLVGVMAHYFGGKSFYLPAGDKIKEALRDAQIYQEFTGKNVPELIKKYRLSESTIYAILRNQRTLQRKRHQMDFNFS, from the coding sequence ATGTCGCAAACATTACAACAAACAGGATTATTTGATGATGAACATGCCGATATTGGGGCGTTATTCGACCATTTAGACCAAATCCCCAGCGTAGAGTTAGAAAACCGCTGGCCGTCGTTATTGGTGGAAGTGATTGATGTAATGCAGGCGGAACTATTACGCCAGAATTTTGGAGAAGATAAAGCAAAAAAGACCGCTTCCAAGCTCGTGGGCGTAATGGCTCACTATTTCGGCGGCAAGTCATTTTATCTGCCCGCAGGTGATAAAATCAAAGAAGCCTTACGAGATGCACAAATTTACCAAGAGTTCACTGGTAAAAACGTGCCAGAGCTAATTAAAAAATATAGATTGTCAGAAAGTACAATTTATGCGATCTTACGCAATCAACGAACGCTTCAAAGAAAGCGACATCAGATGGATTTTAATTTTAGTTAG
- a CDS encoding transposase domain-containing protein — MDNQSLKTHYSVYELANLKLKTLPSAPKNIWEQAKRENWKSQKRQGRGGGLEYELASLPIEVQNELLLKTTPEQTAVALQKIEETRPLASNEVWQLWDEASAKAQEQAKIKLGTMFAVANLVESGVNVLDAFQLVCGKENAERLKNNEKLLSVGSLKNWWYRVKDAPRQDWLPLMLNNSGKSSKNVAEIDEEAWQFFKNFYYSREKPSLAHSYEVLKQAAQYNGWRIPSRSSLKRKMERDVPKTEEVFRREGQYALSRLYPSQVRTVAMLQAMEWINGDGYQHNVWVQFPDGEIKRPKTWLWQDVRTRKVLAARTDKSENTDTIRLSLLDVISRYGLPKHLTIDNTRAAANKKMTGGVKNRYRYQVNENEVQGIIPALGIELHWTSIQFGKGRGQAKPIERAFSHGGLGDYVDKHLLLRGAYAGANAYEKPDYDGKNGAEQPVDYATFLMALEQGIQQWNNVGNRLTEICAGKSSYAEAFERDWAVAEKRPINQSQMRLLLTLHEEVRLNQDGTFYLNAGKIGTNKNRYESLELIGTSHKRVVVRYDPANLHDKVWVYALTGEYLTEAEITEKAGFGDQMAGREHNKAMRNWVKHTEKAAKERAKAEEMELSNYAPTVEFEERFLEMLPEPVKAPQPQAEEVEYEEVLDFNAVRKVPKKVEVETEEISEFEQAFMNAVAMKRKI, encoded by the coding sequence ATGGATAATCAAAGCTTAAAAACGCACTATTCAGTGTATGAGTTAGCAAACTTAAAGCTAAAAACACTACCTTCAGCCCCCAAAAACATTTGGGAACAAGCCAAGCGAGAAAACTGGAAATCTCAAAAACGCCAAGGGCGTGGTGGCGGGCTGGAATATGAATTAGCCAGTTTACCAATCGAAGTGCAAAACGAACTGCTGCTCAAAACTACCCCAGAGCAAACGGCGGTAGCTTTGCAAAAAATCGAAGAAACTCGACCGCTTGCAAGCAATGAAGTCTGGCAATTATGGGACGAAGCAAGTGCAAAAGCCCAAGAGCAAGCCAAAATCAAACTTGGCACGATGTTTGCAGTAGCAAATTTAGTGGAAAGTGGTGTGAACGTGTTAGATGCCTTCCAGCTCGTCTGTGGTAAAGAAAATGCCGAACGGCTGAAAAATAACGAGAAATTACTCTCAGTTGGTTCTTTAAAAAATTGGTGGTATCGGGTCAAAGACGCCCCACGGCAAGATTGGCTGCCCTTAATGCTAAACAACAGCGGCAAGAGTAGCAAAAATGTGGCGGAAATAGATGAAGAGGCTTGGCAGTTCTTCAAAAATTTCTACTACAGTCGTGAAAAACCCTCACTGGCTCACAGCTATGAGGTATTAAAACAAGCCGCACAATACAACGGTTGGCGTATTCCCTCTCGCTCTTCGCTGAAACGCAAAATGGAACGAGACGTACCAAAAACCGAAGAAGTGTTCCGTCGTGAAGGTCAATACGCATTAAGCCGGCTTTATCCCTCACAGGTTCGCACCGTGGCAATGTTACAAGCGATGGAGTGGATCAACGGCGACGGTTATCAACACAACGTTTGGGTGCAATTCCCCGATGGTGAGATCAAACGCCCGAAAACATGGCTTTGGCAAGATGTTCGCACCCGTAAAGTGCTGGCTGCTAGAACTGATAAATCGGAAAACACCGACACCATACGCCTCAGTCTGCTTGATGTGATTAGTCGCTACGGTTTGCCGAAACACTTAACCATCGACAACACCCGAGCGGCAGCCAACAAGAAAATGACAGGTGGGGTAAAAAACCGCTACCGCTATCAAGTAAACGAAAACGAAGTGCAAGGCATTATTCCGGCACTCGGCATTGAACTGCACTGGACGTCGATTCAATTCGGCAAAGGACGCGGTCAAGCCAAACCGATTGAGCGTGCGTTCTCTCACGGTGGTTTGGGAGATTATGTTGATAAGCATCTTTTGTTGAGAGGGGCTTACGCTGGGGCAAATGCTTATGAAAAGCCTGATTATGACGGCAAAAACGGTGCAGAACAGCCTGTCGATTACGCCACATTCTTAATGGCATTAGAGCAAGGCATTCAGCAATGGAACAACGTGGGCAACCGCCTCACCGAAATTTGTGCAGGCAAAAGCAGTTATGCCGAAGCCTTTGAGCGAGATTGGGCGGTTGCTGAAAAACGCCCCATCAACCAAAGTCAAATGCGGTTATTGCTCACACTTCACGAGGAAGTTCGCCTTAACCAAGACGGCACGTTCTACCTCAACGCAGGCAAAATCGGCACTAATAAAAACCGTTACGAGTCGCTGGAGCTTATCGGTACGTCACACAAAAGAGTTGTGGTGCGCTATGACCCAGCAAATCTTCACGACAAAGTGTGGGTATATGCCTTAACAGGCGAATACTTGACGGAAGCAGAAATTACCGAGAAAGCAGGCTTTGGCGACCAAATGGCAGGACGCGAACATAACAAAGCAATGCGCAACTGGGTAAAACATACCGAAAAAGCGGCGAAAGAACGCGCCAAAGCGGAAGAAATGGAACTCAGCAATTACGCACCAACGGTGGAATTTGAAGAGCGGTTCTTGGAAATGTTGCCAGAGCCAGTAAAAGCCCCTCAACCGCAAGCAGAAGAGGTGGAATATGAAGAAGTGCTAGATTTCAACGCAGTGCGAAAAGTACCTAAAAAGGTTGAAGTAGAAACCGAAGAAATCAGCGAATTTGAACAAGCTTTTATGAACGCCGTGGCGATGAAACGCAAGATTTAA
- a CDS encoding DUF2644 domain-containing protein has translation MGFSELFTNADGRLSTTASIQFWGFVAATGVLLYSVYLDKPYVPEMFSTFLFACVGTAATKGVANALSQRREQEKEQGREQE, from the coding sequence GTGGGATTTTCTGAACTTTTTACTAATGCAGATGGACGACTTTCCACTACTGCCAGCATTCAATTTTGGGGCTTCGTTGCTGCCACCGGTGTGCTGTTGTACTCGGTTTATTTAGATAAGCCCTATGTACCAGAAATGTTCAGCACCTTTTTATTTGCCTGTGTTGGCACTGCTGCCACCAAAGGTGTGGCAAATGCCCTTTCACAACGGAGAGAACAAGAAAAAGAGCAAGGGAGAGAGCAAGAATGA
- a CDS encoding TraR/DksA family transcriptional regulator, which yields MADVLDQLNEREETLLQNILAPHLDTELSDDEVDAIAEAGRQCSECGLPIPTARLRANPFAHRCVSCQQDWEEGR from the coding sequence ATGGCAGATGTATTAGACCAATTAAATGAGCGAGAAGAAACCCTCTTACAAAACATACTCGCCCCACATTTAGATACCGAATTGAGCGATGATGAAGTGGACGCAATTGCCGAAGCTGGTCGCCAATGTAGCGAATGTGGCTTGCCCATTCCCACTGCACGCTTGCGTGCGAATCCATTCGCTCACCGCTGTGTAAGTTGTCAGCAAGACTGGGAGGAAGGACGATGA
- a CDS encoding AAA family ATPase has translation MNLVNQIQQHLTNSQITQAQLAREAGVNAGALSAYLNDNYKGNIADVEAKLTAYLEKKAVQAREFVEAPAFIETATSRQIFKTLEFAQIANCLATVYGMSGVGKTKAIQEFAKNHANVWLVTASPSRSSLSEILYEIALELGISDAPRRKGTLSRLIARKIKGTEGLLIVDEADHLPYEALEELRIMQEEAGIGLVLVGNDKVYTRMKGGISPSHEYARLWSRVAKNTSIQKTKKADTQAVAAAWGLETDEDALKVMQSITETGGGLRILTQTLRLAGMVAKGSGKLIDADLIIKARQELLGKGE, from the coding sequence ATGAACTTAGTCAATCAAATCCAACAACACTTAACCAACAGCCAAATCACTCAAGCTCAGCTTGCTCGCGAAGCAGGCGTAAATGCAGGTGCATTGTCAGCATACCTTAACGACAACTACAAAGGCAACATTGCAGATGTGGAAGCAAAACTAACTGCTTACCTTGAGAAAAAAGCGGTGCAAGCCCGTGAGTTTGTAGAGGCACCAGCCTTTATTGAAACAGCGACATCTCGTCAAATTTTCAAAACGCTGGAATTTGCTCAAATCGCTAACTGTTTGGCGACCGTGTACGGCATGAGCGGGGTCGGCAAAACCAAAGCAATCCAAGAATTTGCCAAAAACCACGCTAACGTCTGGCTGGTCACCGCAAGCCCAAGCCGTTCAAGTTTAAGCGAAATTCTTTACGAAATCGCCCTTGAGTTAGGCATCAGCGACGCACCACGCAGAAAAGGCACGCTCTCACGCCTGATTGCCCGCAAAATCAAAGGCACAGAAGGCTTGCTGATTGTCGATGAAGCCGACCACCTTCCTTATGAGGCACTCGAAGAACTCCGCATTATGCAAGAAGAAGCTGGCATTGGCTTAGTGTTGGTGGGGAACGACAAGGTTTACACCCGCATGAAAGGTGGTATTAGCCCAAGTCACGAATACGCCCGCTTGTGGTCACGCGTGGCAAAAAATACCAGCATTCAAAAAACCAAAAAGGCAGACACGCAGGCAGTCGCTGCAGCGTGGGGCTTAGAAACCGACGAAGATGCCTTAAAAGTGATGCAAAGCATTACCGAAACAGGCGGTGGTTTGCGAATTTTAACCCAAACGCTACGCCTTGCAGGAATGGTAGCAAAAGGATCTGGCAAGTTGATTGATGCCGACTTAATCATTAAAGCTCGCCAAGAGTTATTAGGCAAAGGCGAATAG
- a CDS encoding gp16 family protein: MTDKAKLIQLIHIGKQQLNMDDFSYREMVKRLTNKTSSTKCTIVELHKILHELQQKGAKVKWFAKCGTKPTAYSPATGETKVKSEIAHKIRAVWIQMGKHGFLADPSEKALNSYMRKVMNRDKSVLALNVGALNGNEASRFLEILKRWHRRIMFKAISEKGYELGDPEASYDTVTEYFNEVM; the protein is encoded by the coding sequence ATGACTGACAAAGCTAAACTAATCCAGCTGATCCATATTGGCAAGCAGCAATTAAATATGGACGATTTCAGCTATCGTGAAATGGTCAAGCGGCTGACCAATAAAACCAGCTCCACCAAATGCACTATCGTAGAACTGCACAAAATCTTACATGAGCTGCAACAAAAAGGGGCTAAAGTAAAATGGTTTGCAAAATGCGGCACAAAACCGACCGCTTATAGTCCTGCCACAGGTGAAACCAAGGTAAAAAGTGAAATTGCTCATAAAATCCGAGCTGTCTGGATTCAGATGGGTAAGCACGGATTTTTAGCTGACCCAAGCGAAAAAGCCTTAAACAGCTATATGCGAAAAGTGATGAACAGAGATAAAAGCGTACTTGCCCTCAATGTTGGGGCGTTAAACGGCAACGAAGCAAGCCGATTTTTGGAAATTTTGAAAAGATGGCATAGACGGATAATGTTCAAAGCTATCAGCGAAAAAGGCTATGAATTAGGCGACCCAGAAGCCAGTTACGATACCGTGACGGAGTATTTTAATGAAGTTATGTAG
- a CDS encoding DUF2681 domain-containing protein gives MMNLILVFSGVIASYGGYLYLRLRQSQKQAATLQKEKEQLKTQKAVAETKVKNYQVKQKNEENLISRNRTSLLERMHHDGDLRD, from the coding sequence ATGATGAATTTAATTTTAGTCTTTTCTGGTGTGATTGCTTCATATGGTGGGTATCTCTACCTACGTTTACGTCAAAGCCAAAAGCAAGCAGCCACTTTACAAAAAGAAAAAGAACAGTTGAAAACTCAAAAAGCTGTTGCCGAAACTAAAGTTAAAAATTACCAAGTGAAACAGAAAAATGAAGAAAACCTTATTAGCCGTAACCGTACTAGCCTACTTGAGCGGATGCACCACGACGGCGACCTCCGTGATTAA
- a CDS encoding DUF4236 domain-containing protein: MAFKFRKRIKIAPGITLNLGKKGVSATVGGKGASVNVGKNGTYLNTSIPGTGLSNRQRLNQPNKQNVQQEDDKFDWRPPKLDEGVTFADLGGAEKCAWICTLAFWAILCLIQLVIVLISFSWDLAKLAFLGFLLYLLFKIF, translated from the coding sequence ATGGCGTTCAAATTTAGAAAAAGAATTAAGATTGCTCCAGGTATTACACTCAATTTAGGTAAAAAAGGGGTTAGCGCAACAGTTGGAGGAAAAGGAGCGTCTGTCAATGTTGGGAAAAATGGGACGTATTTAAACACCAGTATTCCAGGGACAGGGTTATCAAATAGACAACGCCTAAACCAACCGAATAAACAAAACGTACAACAAGAAGATGACAAATTCGATTGGCGACCACCAAAACTTGACGAGGGTGTTACCTTTGCTGATTTAGGTGGTGCAGAAAAATGTGCTTGGATTTGCACTTTGGCATTTTGGGCTATTCTCTGTCTTATCCAGCTTGTTATCGTATTGATAAGTTTTTCGTGGGATCTCGCTAAACTAGCTTTTTTGGGGTTCCTTCTGTATCTACTATTCAAAATTTTTTAG
- a CDS encoding N-acetylmuramoyl-L-alanine amidase translates to MCLPITKIVVHCSATQNGKRLRTATQTATQRIDDWHKQRGFQRLAGNYKQFNPHLQHIGYHFVIDTDGTVETGRREGETGAHVKGHNLNSLGICLVGGITKDKRNHGEYTEAQWRALHRLLRELEAKYPSARICGHRDLSPDLNGDGTITPNEWIKDCPCFDVWSWLDSEQVVNLDHLHEE, encoded by the coding sequence ATGTGTTTACCTATCACCAAAATTGTCGTGCATTGCTCAGCCACTCAAAACGGCAAGCGACTTCGTACCGCTACCCAAACCGCTACTCAACGCATTGATGATTGGCACAAACAGCGTGGCTTTCAGCGTTTAGCGGGCAACTACAAGCAATTCAACCCACATCTGCAACATATCGGCTACCACTTCGTCATAGACACCGACGGCACGGTTGAAACAGGTCGTCGTGAGGGCGAAACAGGCGCCCACGTTAAAGGGCATAACCTTAACAGTCTTGGCATCTGCTTAGTCGGTGGGATTACCAAAGACAAACGCAATCACGGCGAATATACGGAAGCCCAATGGAGAGCCTTGCACCGTTTACTGCGTGAGCTTGAAGCTAAATATCCCAGCGCTCGCATTTGTGGACATCGTGATTTAAGCCCAGACCTAAATGGCGATGGCACAATCACGCCTAATGAATGGATTAAAGACTGCCCTTGCTTTGATGTGTGGAGCTGGTTGGATAGCGAGCAAGTGGTCAATCTTGACCATCTTCACGAGGAGTAA
- a CDS encoding host-nuclease inhibitor Gam family protein, whose amino-acid sequence MATKVKSQAKLRFVSVEQVQSAIKEIGDLSREHTRLATEMNDKIGATSEHYAPKLKALKEEIEPLQKAVQEYCEANRDELTEFGKTKTANFVTGEVQWRQRPPSVAIRGAEAVMEFLQRMGFDRFIRTKQEINKEALLNEPDVAKGIAGVTIKQGLEDFVIKPFEQEAR is encoded by the coding sequence ATGGCAACGAAAGTAAAAAGCCAAGCGAAATTACGCTTTGTAAGCGTAGAACAGGTGCAAAGTGCGATTAAAGAAATCGGCGATTTAAGCCGTGAGCACACTCGCCTTGCGACCGAGATGAACGACAAGATTGGGGCAACAAGTGAACACTATGCCCCGAAATTGAAAGCCTTAAAAGAAGAGATTGAACCATTGCAAAAGGCGGTGCAGGAATACTGTGAGGCAAACCGTGATGAGCTTACCGAGTTCGGCAAAACTAAAACAGCGAACTTTGTCACCGGCGAAGTGCAATGGCGACAACGTCCACCATCAGTCGCCATTCGTGGAGCGGAAGCGGTGATGGAATTCTTGCAACGTATGGGCTTCGACCGCTTTATTCGCACCAAGCAAGAAATCAACAAAGAAGCGTTGCTCAATGAGCCTGATGTCGCAAAAGGGATTGCCGGCGTGACAATTAAACAAGGGCTAGAAGATTTTGTGATTAAACCGTTTGAGCAGGAGGCGAGATAG
- a CDS encoding ANR family transcriptional regulator — protein sequence MKTKRPHAKSVENFNRYRFYAEKAAKEEQAGNYEEAETNWDLAMLSASPENKEWAIHRRDLCQRMHQRPFEGE from the coding sequence ATGAAAACCAAACGACCACATGCCAAAAGCGTGGAAAACTTCAACCGCTACCGCTTTTATGCGGAAAAAGCAGCAAAAGAAGAACAAGCCGGCAATTACGAAGAAGCCGAAACCAATTGGGATTTAGCAATGCTTTCTGCCAGCCCCGAAAACAAAGAATGGGCAATCCACCGACGCGATCTTTGCCAACGTATGCATCAAAGACCATTTGAGGGGGAATAA